In the Hermetia illucens chromosome 1, iHerIll2.2.curated.20191125, whole genome shotgun sequence genome, GTAGATATTTCTTGAGTTTGATTTCTCAAGTTTGATATATTATCACATTAAATCCCGCCTTATTAGCGATAGCAAAGCACATATTATTGAGGTGATTGATGATGTTCGATAAGTGATCAGATCAGATTTATGTGAATATGTAAAATAGTTCAAATATTGACGGTTTTTTAGgagataaatgattttttttattgaattgaacATAGCTTATTGATTGATGAGATGCATACGTACACAATGTGTTATTTATTTCATTAGAGACACTTTTGGTTCTTTTATCATTTCAAATACGCCAAACTTACAACAAAACTCAATCTTAATTTCCCATAAATTGGGTAATTTGACGCGGCAACTCACTGGCAACCCTGTATGCCATGTGTTTACTTGCACCTGTCATTTTcggcgatttttttttgttaaaatggTTGAGTGAATAACGGCCGGTCCATCCCCAGCTGATGAAAAGTGTCATGTAACTTTTGGCTTGCGGTTTGTAATTAACACTTAAGTGAAAAGTCAATTAGCAAGTGCCGGAGAAAGATGCATGCCTAATGTCACACCGTAAACGACATATTGCTCTTTTCGAGATTCGCTGGCCACGTACGGTCGAGAAAATGTTGATGCTCAACACGACCATTGTGACGATTTCCGTGTTCACGGCGTTGTTGCTTTTTTGCATTTGGCCGACGCGTTTCGCGAAACATTATGATTTTATCGATGGCGACAGAATATACAGTGCCTTAGTGACAGAGACTACGTTGAATATATCAAAGTTGCAGCTGGACGAATGTGAATATGAGGATATTCTTGAGGAGAACCCGTTCATGTACAAGGACGTGTACACGCAGCGAATTCACGATACGCAGGAGATCCGCCTTGGGGGCGAGTACTACCCCGGTGACTGCAAGCCACGCTATAGTGCTGCAATCATCATCCCGTATCGACAGCGCGAACAGCAGCTGAACAAATTCCTTACGTACATGCACAACTACTTACGTAAACAACGGATCCATTATCGGATTTTCCTGATTGAACAGTTTGACCGGAAACCTTTCAATCGGGCCAAGTTATTCAACATAGGATCAGTAGTTGCGGCGGAATACGGCTTCCCGTGTCTGATCCTTCACGATGTTGACCTCATGCCTCTCAATTTGGGGCAAATGTACGCCTGCACAGAGTGCCCGCGACATATGTGCTCCAGTTTGGATGAGTTCCGATTCAATTTGCCTTACGAAGGATTATTCGGTGGAGCAGTGGCGATCCGAGCTCAACAGTTTCGTTTCATCAATGGAATGTCGAACATGTTCCACGGGTGGGGCGGTGAAGACGACGATCTTTACGGGCGTATCATTGCGAAAAACCTCCAGATATGTCGCTTTGCTCCTGACTACAGTGAATACACCATGCTCAAACATACCAAAGAGGTGCCGAACGCTGACCGCCTCGCCTTCTTACGATCCGGCCCACTACGCTACCACACGGACGGACTCAATTCCCTGATATACGCTCAGAAGGACTTCAAACTGCACAACCTTTTCACGCATGTTCTAGTCGAAACTTAATGTACACAGCAAGGCCAGCGAATGGAATTCGAGGCACGCAGTCTGGAGGGACGGAGACGCAGCACGAGGTGATATTTTTTTATCTACAAACTCGAAGACGAGGTTTTTAATCTTAGGTAGGTGATAATTGCTAGACAGTAGGTGAATAAGTATAGAAGCGACCTGGTGTCGTTTGACGGCGTTGTTATCATTAGTGTTGTAAGCAAATATTTGTGTTACGGGGCTCGTTCTATGATATTGGAATGGCTCTGTCGATGCGGTACTAAGATTGCGGGCAGAATGTCCGTTGTTTACCTAATTCGTTAACAGATCATGGCAAAACAGTTCGTTAAGATAGTAAAGCACATTGGGCACAATCTTATTGTTTAGAGGTCCACATTCCTTCTCTTGCCAAGAATACAATTGGGAAATGTATTAGCAATCAGATGTATTTGAAGGTCTTACATGTTAATTGGACCAAATTTAAACGTAGTGGAGTGTTGTGATTATTGAAAAGGGGGTGATAGAGTTAAAGAAACGAAGAAGAAACTTTGATTTATATATATGCACTTTATTAGGAACTTTTCTTTATATGTACATCTATCGTGGGCAACGGTCACGGATCAACTAACATGAAAATTATTGGGAACGCAAGCAATGCGCTCCGGTGCGTGAGACAAAAGAATGAGACGCACGATATCTGTATTTCTCAACACTTCCGCCGTTTGAGTGCGTCGAGGATCCTATGCCTAAGCGGTTACATAGATGTTGGAGCTGTGTCTTTGGAAGTGTTTTGGTAAATATATCTGCTAGCTGCTGATCAGTAGGAACATATTCTACCGATATTTCCCCACTCTCCACAGTTTCGCGAAAGTAGTGATGCTTGATGTCTCTATGCGACGTGTGGAAAGTATGGAGGTCATTTGTAAGATGGTTTTTCTACTCTGGTAGTATGAATCAGGGCGTTGTCTTGTTAGTATATTTTAAGTGTAGAATTACACATCGACAACCGAACTCTGCAATTCAAATTGGCTATTCTATACGACTCGACTGCATATTTCTCCTTGGTGATTGagagaagagaccggcttatttccatgcggtcttttctgtcccaaacaacggcactttctcaccgctaatcctccactcccgtggcgagttctaaaagtggagagttccgcgccatctacttgttcgcattcgcaacattcgaaataaatttcgaatgccgcgaatcctgctgcgccacatattCACGTAAGTGGCCCAACAATAAAAAGGTTTCCTCTATTCTGGACCTCTGAGGAAAGTACTTGATAAACAAAGAGTCGTTAGTTTTTCTcgtgaaaaatttgtttttaatttattttgattgTGTTTTTCGCGTCCCATTACTTGCGTTGAATATTTTAGCGGAAATAATGGGTTTCATACCTATCTAATTATCAAACGCACCTTCGGGTTACTGAGCAAATCTGACACTTCACGTCTTTTGGAGCGTCCGCCGGCTCATCGAAGGCCTTTAGTCTCAACAAAGAGACCCACTTGGGTCCGCCCCGAAagtcgagcttgaaggagtgctccccttgctccagaactctaaaggggCCCTTGTAGGGTGGTTGGTTCATTCGACAGAATTTTAAGGAATCGAATGGTGTGCAGATTGTAGTTTTTGCAACTACTACACGGTGTCCATTTCCCGTCCCTTTTGAGCATCAAATGAAGTGGGCTGGACCACGAGCTATCTGATGGTCTGCAAATGTCTTTTCGTTTTGCACCATATAAAGAAATTCCGCTTTGGTTATTGCATATTTTTCGGGCGGTAGGCTACAAGGACGCTTCGAGATTGGATTGCCTTTAGTAGCGATTCTATGTACTATGTTGTGAGGCTGAGTCTGCGCGAAATTTGCAGAGGCCGTCAATTGTGGAAACTGTAAGAGTAGTTGGCGAGATTTGCATACAATTGGTTTGTTCAGTCTATCAAACATTTTCCTTAATGTCGACaagcaaattaaatttctgaagaaAATATGCTCCTGTTATGGGTAGTGATACCCACGACATATTTCTGCGTAAATCAAAGTCtaaatttattaattgttcGCCGTATGCATTTATGACAAGATAGGATGCGCGCGATAATATAGTTAGCGATTATAAACATGTTACTCAGACCATGTCTTTGCTAACAGCATCTGCCGACTCCAGCGAAGAGAATCCGAACACAAAGAAGTGGCCTTGCAGTTCAAAAAAAATGCTGCGCGGCGTAAGCTGGAAATGGCTGACTGTTGCGACGCCAGGATGCCTGCCTAGTGCGACGCTAACATGATCGTAAAATGGGCCTGTGGCTGCTTGTTGCTTCGGCCCAACTCCCAGAACATAAGCGCGTTACGATGGACAAACAAATTCACTGCACGCATTGTGCGGGATATCGTTGTTGTAAGCTTATAAAAATGTCCTTTGGCATATGTGAATGAAGTTTCATTACGCCCGTGGTCCACCATGGGCCTCACGCGCGTGCTCGCAATAAAAAAGAGAAAGCAAACGTACAAAGTacaatttattgtaaatatcTGTGTGTGTGATTTTTGGACATTGCCCAACTCGGGTTACAAGAATATTGGCGGAGCGTCTGCTCAGGACGACTGatgaaacgaaaataataaatgcTCGAGCTAGAAGAGGACACGCGGCAACAACATTTGCTTGCATGCGCGACGTGAAGTTCGCAACAGTCCTGTTGATGAATTTGTGCGGTTCGGCAGGAGTGCCACAAACTCATCTCGGGTTCACCAATTTGTAGTGTTCtaggttttattattattctgggcatgaaaaatatttcgaatttcgTTTTTCGCTCGCtgcaaactaaaaataaaaaaaatctaaaccgTTTGCtttactaaatatttttattatttgaaagtatgcatatttcggcgactaTTTGTCGCTTTCATCAATGCATTGAGCTTTACTAAAACCCTCTAAACTcaggtttttttaaaaatctttctgcaaagttttttttcgaatttgagCTGCCTAGATGGAAAACAGCCTCCTGGTTCCGCCGTCAAGATGGTGACACTTTTACTGCCACGTTGGGACACTTCTTTAcaatgcaaataaataaatttgagtAGAACGCTTCGGCAAAACAAAAACTTCTGCTAATGTTTTCCTTAAACTTAGAGAGGACAAAGAAAACCGGACTTAAAAACTCTTACGAAGCCGGCAAGAAGAAAGTCTATGCAGATTCTTGAGGCCTATCTGTCTTATTTTTAGCTCTTCCCAAAGATTGACAATACAGTTTATTTCGGAACTCTGAGACGACCATaatttttggttattttttggtttcaatTGAATGCTTAACCAAAGTAGATGAATGCTTTGGACCATGATCATCTTGAACGGTCTAACGCTCCGTTAATTGTTGATGAGCACAGGGGAGcagattttatccaaaaatatGACAGTGAGGCttgcggtttcgttcagggcagaggcaactcatcagacactgcctcacctctgccctgggagcagcgtgggtcacaaccgtgaaagcatgttgctttccaactggtccggtctgcCATTAAGTGGATAGCGGACTTAGAaatccctcaattcctaaacaaaattttatgacAGTGAGTTTGGACTGTTATGACGCCCATAACTTGCATTAGGGAACTAACTTTTGGGCTTGTATATTATATTGTAATATTGTTATGTAATTACTGTACGTAGATGTTCACTTGGGTACCGAGAGTTCCGTGCTCGGACTGGGTTACGTAAAAATCTGGGACTTCCAAAGCCCCCCGATTCACACACACTAGCCCCCTGGATCCCGTATCACTTGATTGCGTAGCGCTCAACGAAAACCCGTTCTATTTTAGAGTAAATACTCTTTTCTGGGTAAATTCTCTACCTTTGCTATAGGCCGATAACGacataaataagtaaattggGACTTTGCGTTCCACAGAGTTTCCCTGGACCGGTAGAATATTTTTGGGTCAGcgattcttatttttctttgcatGGAAACAAAATGTATGAAATTCCTTTAAAAAGTAAGAAACGTCGAATTTGATATGCTCAGAATTGGTTGAaggtttttcttttgaaaagctGGTTTCAGGGTGCACTTTCTTTCTTATCAAGAACAGCAAAATACAGTTTGTTTATTCGTTAttacttaaaatatttttatatatatttatcagacaagtaaaaaattgaaaattcttgatTCTTAAAGCAGAGGCGACTGCCTTCACAGTTCACTTCATATAAACTTTACTACGCGAGAGTGCGTGTGATCACACCGGCAGTTGGAGCAGTAGAGAGATGCGGTCCCTCTGTCTCCAGACAACGGGACTCCATCACCGCTGGCTCtacactctcgtggcgagttctagaaaagcCGCGGAGAGCAGCGGCGGCGTCATCCATCCGCTCGTATCAACAAcactcgaaataaatttcgaacattcgaaataaattattGTTAATGCTGCTGCGCCACACTATTACTTTAATGGAAACACTAacacactaaattatacaactaTACTGGACAAATAATTATAACTATATTGATTCAACTCGAGGCATGTTTATAACCGACGCGTTTAAGTCTACTTCAGAAACTTGATTGACTTCACAGCAGAACGCATGTTGTTGCacaataatttgaaaatgtgtAGGCGTGTCTGATGCGTTACGCAAATGTTTCTGAGTTCTAAACATGCGCAACGGAAAAGTTGTGTGTTGCGCTTCGTTCCGCAATATTTTTCAGTTGACGGCTGaa is a window encoding:
- the LOC119654025 gene encoding beta-1,4-galactosyltransferase 6 encodes the protein MSHRKRHIALFEIRWPRTVEKMLMLNTTIVTISVFTALLLFCIWPTRFAKHYDFIDGDRIYSALVTETTLNISKLQLDECEYEDILEENPFMYKDVYTQRIHDTQEIRLGGEYYPGDCKPRYSAAIIIPYRQREQQLNKFLTYMHNYLRKQRIHYRIFLIEQFDRKPFNRAKLFNIGSVVAAEYGFPCLILHDVDLMPLNLGQMYACTECPRHMCSSLDEFRFNLPYEGLFGGAVAIRAQQFRFINGMSNMFHGWGGEDDDLYGRIIAKNLQICRFAPDYSEYTMLKHTKEVPNADRLAFLRSGPLRYHTDGLNSLIYAQKDFKLHNLFTHVLVET